The following coding sequences are from one Lolium rigidum isolate FL_2022 chromosome 6, APGP_CSIRO_Lrig_0.1, whole genome shotgun sequence window:
- the LOC124667812 gene encoding heat stress transcription factor C-1b-like: MGSECKGHQFQDDDGGGGGPGAIAPFVAKTFHMVSDPATDAVVRWGGASNTFLVLDPAAFSDFLLPAYFKHRNFASFVRQLNTYGFRKIDPDRWEFAHESFLRGQAKLLPLIARKKKKAGSAGSRELCEEEAEEVRGTIQAVRTLRDERRGMEEELQAMDRRLRAAENRPGQMMAFLGKLADDPAVVLRAMVAKKEELAVAGGDGSSPEKRRRIGAEAGAGAGRSADGAEVVQSRAPPFPFSAMGQVFY, from the exons ATGGGCAGCGAGTGCAAGGGTCACCAGTTCCAggacgatgatggcggcggcggcggcccgggcgCCATCGCGCCGTTCGTGGCGAAGACGTTCCACATGGTCAGCGACCCGGCCACGGACGCCGTCGTGCGCTGgggcggcgccagcaacaccttcctcgtcctcgaccccgCCGCCTTCTCCGACTTCCTCCTCCCCGCCTACTTCAAGCACCGCAACTTCGCCAGCTTCGTCCGACAGCTCAACACCTAC GGTTTCCGCAAGATCGATCCGGACAGGTGGGAGTTCGCGCACGAGTCGTTCCTGCGCGGGCAGGCCAAGCTGCTGCCGCTGATCGCGCGCAAGAAGAAGAAGGCCGGTTCAGCGGGTAGCAGGGAGCTatgcgaggaggaggcggaggaggtgcgGGGCACGATCCAGGCGGTGCGGACGCTGCGGGACGAGCGGAGGGGCATGGAGGAGGAGCTGCAGGCCATGGACCGCAGGCTCCGCGCCGCCGAGAACCGGCCGGGCCAGATGATGGCGTTCCTCGGCAAGCTCGCAGACGACCCTGCCGTGGTGCTGCGCGCGATGGTCGCCAAGAAGGAGGAGCTGGCCGTGGCCGGTGGCGACGGTTCCAGCCCGGAGAAGAGGAGGCGGATCGGGGCCgaggccggagccggagccggacgcaGCGCCGACGGCGCCGAGGTGGTCCAGAGCAGGGCACCGCCGTTCCCCTTCTCTGCTATGGGACAAGTGTTCTACTAG